One stretch of Acidobacteriota bacterium DNA includes these proteins:
- a CDS encoding DUF1232 domain-containing protein, producing MTERRKMKKRMKELLLFIPNLLKLLLKLLRDPRVSSADKAIVAGTIVYVIAPIDVIPDFIPFIGLVDDSYLIGIAVLRLLNRADRNIIMEHWRGTHDVKELVSNLSRVASFFLPERIKNVLHGRIEPRAKANLTVVSDAKVVNE from the coding sequence ATGACCGAACGCCGAAAAATGAAAAAACGGATGAAAGAATTGCTACTTTTTATTCCTAATTTATTAAAACTGTTATTGAAGTTATTGAGAGACCCCAGGGTCTCTTCCGCAGATAAAGCCATCGTTGCGGGAACCATTGTTTATGTCATAGCGCCGATTGATGTCATTCCCGATTTTATTCCCTTTATCGGATTGGTCGATGATTCTTATCTGATTGGAATAGCCGTATTACGATTATTGAATCGCGCTGACCGCAATATTATTATGGAACATTGGCGTGGCACACACGATGTCAAAGAACTGGTTTCCAATCTTTCGCGAGTCGCCTCTTTCTTTTTGCCCGAAAGAATAAAAAATGTGTTACATGGACGAATTGAACCACGCGCCAAAGCGAATTTAACCGTCGTCTCCGATGCCAAAGTTGTTAATGAATAG
- a CDS encoding sialidase family protein, with the protein MNKKIAIIFVSVFIALNFIPVTGFKSSLAQTSPVISNNILVSPSANADPHDETSIVVSPLNEQILVGASKVIVGGSSGSGSTQVKYYFSSDGGQTWGSNLLNLETPQKTWEKASDPVLAVDTNGTFHLCVLLFDITSFDSGIYIYTSTDNGRNFTNPIPVTFDVGSGTTPKQADKCWITIDTSATSNFKNTIYVAWTLTDRDAQGFPRASIKSAYRRPDALTFSTEKTISHFGDMRGVSLATGPNGEFYAVWEGIGSPKVLLFNASTDGGETFLPPVAAPSTDLNIHNFTGSLDSPNPAINVIGVSRINSFPSIDVDRSNGANRGMIYISWAETTNRSDADIFLIRLTPPNGFRPDISLPVKINDDATNADQFFPSLKVDQSNGDIYVAFYDRRDAQPSMNAYLARSTNGGATFEPNIRISSENSNPRVQATVLGGFGNEIGIGDYLAISAQNKKAHLLWTDTRNQKQEIFYSNVNYASPGGGGGGGGEGLPGDICAVPRVINILPFKENLDIRPATSAIDDPVSCSGSANNQTVWYSLTPAVNTTYGIDTIGSDFDTVVSVYTGNCGALNQIACSDDFGNLITESNRSVLVFSANAGTTYLIEVAAKGTGGNLQIRLGFPTIISAQYTVAPNGAESVKVTGAGFIENNSLMIVTKNGEDIPMTTHIVDGARQGDNTFAQIFGTRKKIHKVIKPNKTVVLRIESPVGGNRVTQSIKFVR; encoded by the coding sequence TTGAATAAAAAAATTGCCATTATCTTCGTTAGTGTATTTATTGCATTAAATTTTATCCCAGTAACCGGTTTTAAAAGCTCGCTGGCGCAAACCAGTCCGGTTATTTCCAATAATATACTCGTCAGTCCATCAGCAAATGCCGACCCGCATGATGAAACCAGCATCGTGGTCAGCCCGTTGAATGAACAAATTCTGGTTGGCGCATCGAAAGTTATCGTGGGCGGGTCGAGCGGTTCCGGCTCAACTCAGGTTAAATATTACTTTTCAAGCGATGGCGGACAAACCTGGGGCAGTAATTTATTAAATCTGGAAACCCCGCAGAAAACCTGGGAAAAAGCTTCTGACCCGGTTTTGGCGGTTGATACGAATGGGACATTTCATTTGTGCGTCTTGTTGTTTGACATCACAAGTTTTGATAGCGGCATTTATATTTACACTTCAACGGATAACGGACGGAATTTCACCAACCCCATCCCGGTTACTTTTGATGTTGGAAGCGGCACTACCCCAAAACAGGCAGATAAATGCTGGATAACGATTGATACTTCGGCAACCAGCAATTTTAAAAACACGATTTATGTGGCTTGGACGTTGACCGACCGCGATGCCCAGGGTTTTCCGAGAGCCTCTATAAAATCGGCTTACCGTCGCCCAGATGCACTGACCTTTTCAACCGAAAAAACCATTAGCCATTTTGGCGATATGCGCGGCGTCTCTTTGGCAACCGGACCCAACGGCGAGTTTTATGCCGTTTGGGAAGGTATCGGCAGCCCCAAGGTCTTACTGTTCAATGCTTCAACCGATGGCGGAGAAACCTTTTTACCACCGGTTGCGGCACCCTCAACCGACCTGAACATCCATAATTTTACCGGTTCGTTGGATAGCCCAAATCCTGCGATAAATGTTATCGGGGTTTCGCGAATCAACAGCTTTCCGTCAATCGATGTTGATCGAAGCAATGGCGCAAATCGGGGAATGATTTATATCTCTTGGGCTGAGACCACGAATCGCAGTGATGCGGATATTTTTTTGATTCGCCTGACGCCCCCCAATGGTTTTCGCCCGGACATCAGTTTACCCGTTAAAATTAACGACGATGCGACAAATGCCGACCAATTTTTTCCAAGTTTAAAAGTAGATCAATCGAACGGGGATATTTACGTCGCCTTTTATGATCGACGCGATGCCCAACCTTCAATGAATGCTTATCTGGCGCGTTCGACCAATGGCGGCGCTACATTTGAACCCAATATTCGCATCAGCTCGGAAAACTCAAATCCTCGTGTCCAAGCTACTGTCTTAGGCGGATTTGGCAATGAGATTGGCATAGGTGATTATCTGGCAATTTCCGCTCAGAATAAAAAGGCACATCTGTTGTGGACTGACACCCGCAATCAAAAACAGGAAATTTTCTACAGTAATGTGAACTATGCGTCACCCGGCGGAGGCGGCGGTGGTGGAGGAGAAGGTTTGCCGGGAGATATTTGTGCTGTACCAAGAGTCATAAATATTCTTCCCTTTAAAGAAAATCTGGATATTCGCCCGGCAACTTCTGCTATTGATGACCCGGTATCGTGTTCAGGTAGCGCTAATAATCAAACGGTCTGGTATAGCTTGACGCCAGCGGTTAATACGACTTACGGCATTGATACGATTGGCAGCGATTTTGATACGGTTGTAAGCGTTTATACAGGAAATTGTGGAGCATTAAATCAAATTGCTTGCAGCGATGATTTTGGCAACTTGATCACCGAATCGAATCGTTCCGTTCTGGTGTTTTCGGCAAATGCCGGAACCACCTATTTAATTGAAGTGGCAGCAAAGGGCACCGGCGGAAATTTACAAATTCGCCTGGGCTTTCCGACAATCATCAGTGCTCAATATACCGTAGCTCCCAATGGTGCCGAATCGGTCAAAGTAACCGGCGCTGGGTTTATCGAAAACAATTCTTTAATGATTGTGACCAAAAACGGTGAAGATATTCCCATGACCACTCATATCGTAGATGGCGCGCGACAGGGCGATAACACCTTCGCGCAAATTTTCGGTACACGTAAAAAGATTCATAAAGTAATCAAGCCAAATAAAACCGTCGTCTTGCGCATTGAAAGTCCGG
- a CDS encoding threonine/serine exporter family protein has protein sequence MQITQNENTRFQEQAAEFVIKLGSALHNYGTSSERLESALRKLMARLNLEGDIFASPTGLFISIGVTEHQQTHIIRVDPGEVHLEKLALLDELSQQVINDRIHITEGVKRIDEIVNAPSRYGTVLTILSYSIASAMVCRFLDGGWREILISGFIGTLIGLTGFFVGKRHQTSFLFEPIAAAISSALAIIIAQKIMVISVYEVTLSGLIAAVPGMTMTLAMKELATRNLVAGTVRVAWAGLLFLEVAFGFAVGTQVNKLFAMPLPEIDPAGLPNWTEWLALLIAPFALSVRFQARPKDFGWIMIGCIISFGGARLGASYFAWEYSGFIGAFFACAVSNLIARFKNFPAAIVLSPALLLLVPGSIGFVSVSNFLEKNILSGVAAAFSMVMVAMSIVIGLLLANAIVPARKNI, from the coding sequence ATGCAAATAACCCAAAATGAAAACACGCGCTTTCAAGAGCAGGCTGCGGAGTTTGTCATCAAACTCGGTTCGGCTTTACATAATTATGGAACCTCATCTGAACGCCTCGAATCCGCTCTGAGAAAATTGATGGCGCGGCTGAATCTTGAAGGCGATATTTTTGCCTCGCCAACCGGGCTGTTTATTTCCATCGGCGTAACTGAACACCAGCAAACCCACATCATTCGGGTTGACCCGGGTGAAGTCCATCTTGAAAAACTCGCTTTACTCGATGAACTCAGTCAACAGGTCATCAATGACCGGATTCATATCACCGAAGGAGTTAAACGGATTGATGAAATTGTCAATGCGCCTTCACGGTACGGCACGGTTTTAACGATTTTATCCTACAGTATTGCTTCGGCGATGGTTTGCCGTTTTTTGGATGGCGGCTGGCGTGAAATTTTAATTTCGGGATTTATCGGAACCTTGATTGGGCTTACCGGCTTTTTTGTAGGCAAACGTCACCAGACTTCATTTCTGTTTGAGCCGATTGCCGCAGCAATTTCATCGGCGCTGGCAATTATCATCGCCCAGAAAATAATGGTGATTTCGGTTTATGAAGTGACGCTTTCAGGATTGATCGCTGCGGTTCCGGGAATGACCATGACGCTGGCGATGAAGGAACTCGCAACCCGAAATCTGGTAGCCGGAACGGTGCGCGTCGCCTGGGCAGGATTGCTATTTTTAGAGGTCGCTTTCGGTTTTGCAGTGGGCACACAGGTCAATAAATTATTCGCCATGCCGCTTCCCGAAATTGATCCTGCCGGGCTTCCAAATTGGACGGAATGGCTTGCTTTATTGATTGCTCCTTTTGCGCTTTCGGTGCGGTTTCAGGCGCGCCCAAAAGATTTCGGCTGGATTATGATTGGATGTATCATCAGTTTCGGCGGAGCGCGATTGGGCGCATCGTATTTCGCCTGGGAATACAGCGGTTTTATCGGGGCATTTTTTGCTTGTGCTGTCAGCAATCTGATTGCCCGATTTAAAAATTTCCCAGCGGCAATCGTGCTTTCTCCCGCGCTGCTGTTATTAGTGCCCGGGAGTATCGGTTTTGTCAGTGTTTCAAACTTTCTCGAAAAAAATATTTTAAGTGGCGTGGCAGCGGCATTCTCAATGGTGATGGTAGCCATGTCAATCGTCATCGGCTTGCTGTTAGCCAATGCCATTGTTCCGGCAAGGAAAAATATTTGA
- the xylB gene encoding xylulokinase has protein sequence MKLFLGLDISTTGAKALIIDETGNVISESTTSLTLANLRPLWSEQNPEDWWNAISESIKTCLAQKNILGEQIVSIGLTGQMHGLVLLDEKGEVLRPAILWNDQRCSDECEEIRQRLGRETLIQTTGNEALTGFTAPKILWVQNHEPEIYRRVKQILLPKDYVRYRLTGKFAMDKADGSGTILFDLKNRNWSEAVLKTLNIPSEWLPPTFEGHEITGEVSVDGAIATGLNAGTPVVAGGGDQAAQAVGVGAVQSGIVALTLGTSGVVFASTDAPFIEPEGRLHAFCHALPNRWHFMGVMLSAAGSFQWFKDTLASEVSFSELTERASEIPAGSDGLIFLPYLTGERTPHPDPFARGAWIGLTIRHHRAHLTRAVMEGVGFGLLDSFSLIKNAGLESIEQVRVSGGGAKSQLWQQILADLFGVELVKVNTTEGAAYGAALLAGVGSGFWADIQIACSETIKIIGKTEPNRKNETVYRELYGLYKNLYPILKPTFDGLSLLTH, from the coding sequence ATGAAGCTCTTTTTAGGTTTAGATATTTCGACAACCGGTGCCAAAGCCTTAATCATTGATGAAACCGGAAACGTCATCAGCGAATCAACCACTTCATTAACCCTAGCCAATCTTCGACCGCTGTGGTCGGAACAAAATCCCGAAGATTGGTGGAACGCCATTTCCGAAAGCATAAAGACCTGCCTGGCACAGAAAAATATTTTAGGAGAACAGATTGTTTCAATCGGTTTAACCGGGCAGATGCATGGATTGGTGTTGCTGGATGAAAAAGGTGAAGTGTTAAGACCGGCTATTTTATGGAACGATCAACGATGCAGCGATGAATGTGAGGAAATTCGCCAAAGACTCGGACGGGAAACTTTAATCCAAACCACCGGCAACGAGGCGTTGACCGGTTTTACCGCTCCCAAAATTTTATGGGTGCAAAACCATGAACCGGAAATTTATCGGCGAGTGAAACAAATCCTGTTACCCAAAGATTATGTTCGTTACCGATTGACCGGGAAATTCGCGATGGATAAAGCCGACGGTTCAGGCACCATCCTGTTTGATTTAAAAAATCGCAACTGGTCAGAAGCGGTTTTAAAAACCTTGAATATTCCAAGTGAATGGTTGCCTCCAACCTTTGAAGGTCACGAAATCACCGGCGAGGTTTCAGTCGATGGCGCAATCGCAACCGGATTGAATGCCGGGACTCCGGTTGTAGCCGGAGGCGGCGATCAAGCCGCCCAGGCTGTTGGCGTGGGAGCCGTACAAAGTGGCATCGTTGCCTTGACATTGGGAACCTCTGGAGTGGTGTTTGCTTCGACCGATGCGCCATTTATTGAACCCGAGGGTCGCCTCCATGCGTTTTGCCATGCCTTGCCCAACCGCTGGCATTTTATGGGGGTGATGCTCAGCGCCGCCGGCAGTTTCCAATGGTTTAAAGATACCTTGGCATCTGAAGTTTCATTTTCCGAATTGACTGAAAGAGCATCCGAGATTCCTGCGGGAAGTGACGGCTTAATTTTCCTGCCTTATTTAACCGGCGAACGAACGCCGCACCCAGACCCCTTCGCCAGAGGCGCATGGATTGGACTCACGATTCGCCATCACCGCGCTCACTTAACGCGAGCCGTGATGGAAGGCGTAGGTTTCGGGTTGCTGGATAGTTTTTCATTGATTAAAAATGCCGGATTGGAATCCATCGAACAGGTTCGCGTTTCGGGCGGTGGCGCAAAAAGTCAACTTTGGCAGCAGATACTTGCGGACCTATTTGGCGTTGAACTCGTCAAGGTCAATACCACGGAGGGCGCAGCCTATGGCGCGGCGTTACTGGCGGGTGTCGGTTCAGGTTTCTGGGCTGATATTCAAATCGCCTGTAGTGAAACCATTAAAATCATTGGGAAAACCGAACCCAATCGTAAAAATGAAACGGTGTACCGTGAACTGTATGGGTTATACAAAAATCTCTATCCGATTTTAAAACCGACATTCGATGGTTTGTCTCTGCTTACCCACTAA
- a CDS encoding thioredoxin family protein, protein MIGRILITLCAFTVVAVGMVFLLQEQDKAKHRAIKISNDDSLNTVNSPTNPKIATGNTAIPWQTNLDKALALAKANNTQVVVDVYTDWCGWCKRMDKDIYTHPQIISLSSRYVFLKLNAEDSGQGSTFARKNNVEGYPTTVIIDGNGRYLRSVPGYPPSVQAFASFIERG, encoded by the coding sequence ATGATTGGAAGAATTCTCATTACACTTTGCGCCTTCACGGTGGTTGCCGTCGGGATGGTTTTTCTCCTTCAAGAGCAGGATAAAGCGAAACATCGCGCAATTAAAATTTCCAATGACGATTCTTTAAATACCGTAAATTCACCGACCAACCCTAAAATTGCAACGGGTAACACAGCTATCCCGTGGCAGACTAACCTCGATAAAGCTCTCGCCCTGGCAAAAGCCAATAACACCCAGGTGGTTGTCGATGTCTATACGGACTGGTGCGGTTGGTGCAAGCGCATGGATAAAGACATTTACACCCATCCACAGATTATTTCTCTCAGCAGTCGTTATGTTTTTCTAAAATTGAATGCGGAGGATTCGGGTCAGGGTTCAACTTTTGCACGAAAAAATAATGTCGAAGGCTATCCCACTACGGTAATCATTGATGGGAATGGGCGTTATTTGCGCTCAGTTCCGGGATACCCGCCATCGGTGCAAGCCTTTGCTTCATTTATTGAACGAGGTTAG
- the mpl gene encoding UDP-N-acetylmuramate:L-alanyl-gamma-D-glutamyl-meso-diaminopimelate ligase: MDKKHYHLIGICGTAMASLAGMLKGQGHRVTGSDENVYPPMSIELERLGISINKGYRPENVFAKPDVVVVGNAISRGNPELEYVLNEKMYYTSMASVVKENFIRGKHSIVVAGTHGKTTTTSIAAWALEKAGVNPSFLIGGVAENFNASFRVTEGKYFVIEGDEYDTAYFDKGPKFMHYLPDTVILNNVEYDHADIYRDLEAIKFAFSRLVNLIPQNGNLFAGWDSPVVRELKKFVHCSLHTYGTCEDSEWRAQDFDFTGEMTRFKVSYKGSLFEQYATPLVGLFNIRNCLAVIAMCEVLGFDRKLIKESMAEFKSVKRRMQVRGIARGVTVIDDFAHHPTAVRETLQAARQKYAGHRIIAVFEPRSYTAQRKEFQNDFTAGLSTADKIVISGLFHPERYDKNTAISPAEMINELRAQNKQADFIESVDDIVAKLVSQLLDGDVVVVMSNGSFGGIHEKLLNALNANNPK, translated from the coding sequence TTGGATAAGAAGCACTATCATTTAATTGGCATATGTGGAACTGCAATGGCTTCACTTGCCGGAATGTTGAAAGGACAGGGGCACCGGGTGACCGGCTCTGACGAAAATGTTTATCCGCCAATGTCAATCGAACTCGAACGCCTGGGCATTTCAATCAATAAAGGCTATCGACCGGAAAATGTTTTCGCTAAACCCGATGTCGTGGTGGTCGGAAACGCCATCAGTCGCGGCAACCCTGAGTTGGAATATGTGTTGAATGAAAAAATGTATTACACCTCGATGGCATCGGTCGTAAAAGAAAATTTCATTCGGGGAAAGCATTCAATTGTGGTTGCCGGAACCCACGGCAAAACCACCACAACTTCTATCGCTGCCTGGGCATTGGAAAAAGCCGGGGTCAACCCATCGTTTTTGATTGGTGGGGTTGCCGAAAACTTCAATGCATCGTTTCGCGTAACCGAAGGGAAATATTTTGTTATCGAAGGTGATGAATACGACACTGCTTATTTCGATAAAGGTCCGAAATTCATGCATTACCTGCCCGATACGGTCATCCTCAACAATGTTGAATACGACCATGCGGATATTTACAGAGACCTTGAAGCCATCAAATTTGCATTCAGTCGATTGGTAAATTTAATTCCGCAAAATGGCAATCTTTTCGCCGGATGGGATTCGCCCGTGGTTCGCGAATTAAAAAAATTCGTCCATTGTTCACTTCACACCTATGGCACCTGCGAGGACAGCGAATGGCGCGCTCAGGACTTTGATTTCACAGGCGAGATGACCCGATTTAAGGTCAGTTATAAGGGGTCGCTTTTCGAGCAATACGCCACGCCGCTTGTCGGTCTATTTAATATCAGAAATTGCCTGGCAGTCATTGCCATGTGTGAGGTGCTGGGATTTGATAGAAAATTAATTAAGGAATCAATGGCGGAATTTAAAAGCGTCAAACGGCGAATGCAGGTACGTGGAATCGCCAGAGGCGTAACCGTAATTGACGATTTCGCGCACCACCCGACGGCGGTTCGCGAAACCCTTCAAGCCGCCAGGCAGAAATACGCCGGCCATCGCATCATTGCGGTTTTTGAACCGCGCTCTTACACCGCCCAACGCAAAGAATTTCAAAATGATTTTACCGCCGGTTTATCAACAGCCGATAAGATTGTTATATCGGGACTTTTTCACCCCGAACGTTATGATAAAAATACTGCCATTTCACCCGCTGAGATGATTAACGAATTGCGGGCGCAAAATAAACAAGCCGATTTCATCGAATCGGTGGATGACATTGTTGCGAAATTGGTTTCACAACTTCTTGACGGTGACGTTGTGGTCGTCATGTCCAATGGCTCGTTTGGTGGCATCCACGAGAAATTGTTGAATGCACTCAATGCAAATAACCCAAAATGA